In the genome of Entelurus aequoreus isolate RoL-2023_Sb linkage group LG08, RoL_Eaeq_v1.1, whole genome shotgun sequence, one region contains:
- the LOC133656004 gene encoding uncharacterized protein K02A2.6-like, with protein MASTQISHPEPFDFSNPSGWPRWIRRFERFRVVSGLTEKEEEYQVNSLLYAMGDAADDILAVLPLTDENKKKYDTVKEAFEQHCVGKHNVIFERAQFNMRFQQDGESAEAFITTVHKLAEHCNYRDLKEELIRDRIVVGINDRRLSEQLQMDSELTLVKTIQRVRQSETVKKQQTLMYNTAGEGDSKINLDAVQTRFQRLGKKPQHSNKGQRSDTQGEKECGRCGKGRRHAWKDCPAKDVECRKCRKIGHYAVACFRGKAVNTVTECQSDGDNDQEDYAFLGEVQTQTTRPWMENILLNGEAINFKIDTGADVTSIPESVFKPTRDGKLEKPLKKLFGPGRNPLNVKGCFQGKMLAKGLFTDQHVYVVAGLTQPLLGLPAIEAMQLVHRAEAVTATQPETDFKAAYPAVFHGLGELKEPYRIELKKGATPYALSTPRRVPMPLREKVREELDRMETMGVISKVTEPTAWCSGMVVVPKPKQDKLRICVDLTKLNKAVKRERHILPSVDQTLAMMSEAKVFTKLDARSGFWQIPLTPKSRPLTTFITPFGRYLFNRLPFGIKSAPEHFQRRMSQMLEDFEGVLCHADDVLVYGRDRQEHDQRLHSVLQKMQEEGLTLNEKCEFAKEHMIFVGHKVSAKGIEPDPNKTKAILQMPEPECAEDVRRLIGMANYLSKFLPQLATVTVPLKDLLREKNEWVWGEPQQTAFQKLKEGLSSPTALAKYSNAAETQVAADASAYGIGAVLTQKQADGSWQPVTFISRGLTDTEKRYAQIEKEALAATWACERLTSYVQGLHFTLLTDHKPLVPLLSTRGLDDLPPRVLRFRLRLLRYDYDIVHVPGKNLITADTLSRAPLQDKMSPGDLELEREVQVFVNAVVSSLPATDTRLEEIKRAQQADETCKTVSHYCLTEWPEKHTLRPDVAPYWKVRADLYLADDLLMKGERLVIPQALRREIMTKLHEGHQGISKCRSRAKESVWWPGITAHIREAVDQCETCQKYRIQYREPLMETTVPDRPWQKVHRGGRAQSYDI; from the exons ATGGCATCTACACAAATATCACACCCAGAACCATTTGACTTCTCAAATCCGTCAGGATGGCCAAGATGGATCAGAAGGTTTGAGAGATTTCGTGTTGTATCTGGATTAACAGAGAAAGAAGAGGAGTATCAGGTGAATTCACTTCTCTATGCTATGGGAGATGCAGCAGATGATATTTTGGCAGTTTTACCGTTGACTGATGAAAACAAAAAGAAGTATGATACAGTTAAAGAAGCATTTGAGCAGCACTGTGTGGGAAAACACAATGTGATTTTTGAAAGGGCCCAGTTTAACATGAGGTTCCAACAAGATGGAGAGAGTGCAGAAGCATTCATCACCACTGTGCACAAGTTAGCAGAACATTGTAACTATAGAGATCTGAAGGAAGAGCTAATAAGAGACAGAATTGTGGTTGGAATAAATGACAGGAGGCTGTCAGAACAGCTACAGATGGACTCAGAATTGACCCTGGTGAAGACAATACAAAGAGTGAGACAAAGTGAAACTGTTAAGAAACAACAGACATTAATGTACAACACTGCTGGAGAAGGAGACTCCAAGATAAATTTAGATGCTGTTCAGACAAGGTTTCAGCGCCTGGGGAAAAAGCCTCAACACTCAAACAAAGGCCAAAGGTCAGACACTCAAGGAGAAAAAGAGTGTGGCCGATGTGGAAAAGGACGCAGACATGCATGGAAAGACTGCCCAGCTAAAGATGTAGAATGTCGCAAGTGTCGCAAAATTGGACATTATGCAGTGGCCTGTTTCAGAGGGAAAGCAGTAAACACAGTCACAGAGTGCCAGTCAGACGGTGACAATGATCAGGAGGACTATGCTTTTCTAGGTGAGGTGCAAACACAGACTACAAGGCCTTGGATGGAAAATATACTACTCAACGGGGAAGCCATTAATTTTAAAATCGACACAGGAGCTGACGTGACATCCATACCGGAAAGTGTCTTTAAACCAACACGAGATGGCAAGTTGGAGAAACCACTTAAGAAACTGTTTGGACCGGGACGCAACCCCCTGAATGTAAAGGGCTGTTTCCAGGGGAAAATGCTGGCAAAAGGCCTCTTTACAGACCAACATGTTTATGTTGTGGCAGGACTGACACAACCACTTCTGGGACTACCAGCCATAGAGGCCATGCAACTGGTTCACAGAGCAGAGGCTGTCACAGCGACACAGCCTGAAACAGATTTCAAAGCAGCGTATCCAGCGGTGTTCCATGGGCTTGGTGAGCTGAAGGAGCCGTACCGCATAGAGCTGAAAAAAGGAGCGACACCTTATGCTCTCTCAACACCCAGACGGGTCCCAATGCCACTGAGAGAGAAAGTGCGTGAAGAACTGGATAGAATGGAAACTATGGGAGTCATATCAAAAGTGACAGAACCAACGGCTTGGTGCTCTGGAATGGTTGTGGTTCCAAAACCAAAGCAGGACAAACTCAGGATCTGTGTAGATCTCACAAAGCTAAACAAAGCAGTGAAAAGAGAACGCCATATTCTTCCTTCCGTCGACCAAACACTTGCGATGATGTCAGAGGCAAAGGTTTTCACAAAACTAGATGCTCGATCTGGATTTTGGCAAATCCCATTAACCCCAAAATCACGACCATTAACCACATTCATCACTCCTTTTGGGAGATATCTGTTCAACCGCCTGCCCTTTGGGATCAAATCCGCTCCAGAACATTTTCAAAGAAGGAtgtcacaaatgttggaggatttTGAGGGCGTGCTGTGTCATGCAGATGATGTTCTTGTGTATGGCCGTGACAGACAGGAACATGACCAAAGACTGCACAGTGTGCTCCAGAAAATGCAGGAGGAAGGCCTCACTTTGAACGAGAAGTGTGAGTTTGCTAAGGAGCACATGATCTTTGTTGGTCACAAGGTTTCGGCAAAAGGCATCGAGCCCgacccaaacaaaacaaaagcgatTCTTCAGATGCCAGAGCCTGAATGCGCGGAGGATGTGCGCCGCCTAATAGGCATGGCAAATTACCTGTCCAAATTCTTGCCACAACTGGCTACTGTCACCGTGCCCCTGAAAGACCTACTGAGGGAGAAAAATGAGTGGGTCTGGGGGGAACCTCAACAGACTGCTTTTCAAAAGCTGAAAGAAGGACTGAGCTCACCGACAGCACTTGCTAAATATTCAAATGCAGCAGAGACTCAAGTAGCAGCAGATGCATCAGCATACGGAATAGGTGCTGTTCTCACGCAGAAACAGGCTGATGGCTCATGGCAACCAGTGACGTTTATTTCAAGAGGACTGACAGATACAGAGAAGCGCTATGCGCAGATTGAAAAGGAGGCGCTGGCAGCAACATGGGCGTGCGAAAGACTGACCTCCTACGTGCAGGGTCTACACTTCACACTCCTGACAGACCATAAGCCCCTGGTCCCACTGTTGAGCACCAGAGGTTTGGATGATCTGCCACCAAGGGTTCTGAGATTTCGTCTGCGACTCCTGAGGTATGATTATGACATTGTTCATGTCCCAGGGAAAAACCTCATCACTGCAGACACGCTGTCTAGAGCGCCGCTTCAGGACAAGATGTCACCTGGTGACTTGGAACTTGAAAGAGAGGTCCAGGTGTTTGTGAATGCAGTTGTGTCCTCACTCCCCGCTACAGACACACGATTGGAAGAAATTAAACGGGCACAACAAGCAgatgaaacatgcaaaacagtGTCACACTACTGTCTGACAGAATGGCCGGAAAAACACACGCTGAGGCCAGACGTTGCCCCCTACTGGAAGGTCAGAGCAGACCTGTATCTTGCAGATGACCTTCTCATGAAAGGCGAGAGACTGGTGATACCACAAGCACTCAGAAGGGAGATCATGACTAAACTTCACGAAGGTCATCAAGGAATCTCCAAATGTCGCTCTAGAGCCAAGGAATCGGTATGGTGGCCTGGAATCACTGCCCACATCAGAGAGGCAGTGGACCAGTGTGAAACGTGCCAAAAATATAGAATCCAGTACAGAGAGCCGCTGATGGAGACCACAGTACCAGATCGCCCATGGCAAAAG GTACATCGAGGTGGCAGAGCTCAGAGTTACGACATCTGA